The nucleotide window AAACCGCTTGAAAGTTAAAGCGGTTTTTTAATATCCAAAATCACTAAGTGTTATAAATTACAATGGGTTGAATTTTGAATAGATTGTATTCTTTTAGAAACACTTAATGTCTTAATACATTGATTGGTTCTGTAGTTATAGAAAACCCTATAAGTTTTTCCTCCTTCTTGATGCTTCTTAACTTCATCAAATCCCCTATGTCTTAATTCGGAATAAGACCATTCTGCATCCCTACCAACTATATCGCTTACACGGACTTCATCATTCTCATACCTATAATTTCTATCGTGATAGGCATCATTATTATGTCTCCAACGGTTTGTGCGATCATTATGGTAATTTCTCTCAGTATTGGTGTCATACCTTTGGTTTTCGTGATGTAAATTCCCCCATCGGTCTCTATTACAGTCAGAATTAGGTACTGGATGGATGTCTTGAACCCTACCATTAGAAGATCTAACCACAACACATTTTTTCTGGCTTGGGTTCCAATAATTTACGTAAATATTTCCACCAGATCTACTGGAGCTTACATCGGTGTAACCGTTTCGTTCCATTGCGTTACCTGAACTAGAGGTTTCCATTCCCATTACATCCCAAAGGTCTCGAGGAACGGCAGCATTGCTTGAACGGGAAGAATTTGATCTGCCTTGGTTCTGGTTACAATCTCCATCAGAAGCTGTATAAACACCTTGAACTGTGCCATTAATTATTCTCATAGACACACATCGATTTACTTCTGGTTGCCAATATTTCATGTCAATCGCATTTCCCGATTTGTCAGTATGAATAAATTTGTAACCCGCATTTTCTATTTCACTTGCTGCGATATTCGCCCTCATTCCTTCCAAATAGGACAAACCCATAAAACGTTCTTGTGCTATTCCCGGACCAATGAATAAAAGAACTAAAAGGACAGTTGTAATAATTTTAAAGTTTGTTTTCATAATACTTTTTGATTTAAAGCATTTGGTAAATTATTAATTAACACTCTGGTAAAACATGACATAAGTTAGAAAATTTTAATTATTTCTTTGGTTTTAACTTATTGCATTTTTCTTGTTTATTTTTGACCTATGATTTCATCAGATACGATAATAGCCTTGGCAACACCTAGTGGGATGGGGTCAATTTCGGTATTAAGGCTTTCAGGTTTAGAGGCGTTTCCTATTTGTTCTAAAGTTTTTAAATCCATTCATGGTAAGGATATTTTAAAACAGAAATCTCATACCATTCATTTAGGCCATATAATGGATGGCAATAGAGTGGTGGATGAAGTATTGGTTTCAATTTTTAAGAATCCGCACTCTTATACAGGGGAAGACGTTATTGAAATTTCGTGCCATGGTAGCCGTTATATTCAGCAAGAAATTTTACAGCTGTTAATCCGAACTGGTTGTAGAATGGCTAATCCTGGTGAGTTTACGCTTAGAGCCTTTCTCAATGGCAAATTAGATTTGTCCCAAGCCGAAGCCGTGGCCGATTTAATTTCCAGTGATAATGAGGCTTCCCATAAAATTGCCATGCAGCAAATGCGTGGAGGATTTTCTTCAGAAATTGCCCAGTTAAGGCAAGAACTACTGAATTTTGCCAGTTTAATTGAACTTGAATTAGATTTTTCTGAAGAGGATGTGGAGTTTGCAGATCGAACTGCATTCAAAGAATTGGTGGCGAAAATTATTAGGGTTTTAAAACGATTAATAGATTCGTTTGCCTTGGGGAATGTCATAAAAAAGGGTATTCCAATAGCAATAGTTGGTGAACCAAACGTAGGAAAATCTACTCTTTTAAATGCTTTGCTGAATGAGGACAAGGCTATAGTTTCAGATATAGCAGGTACCACAAGAGATGCTATAGAAGACGAAATTTCTATTGGAGGCATTGGATTTAGATTTATAGATACTGCAGGTATACGCGAAACGGAGGATGTTGTTGAGGGTATTGGAATTCAGCGGACGTTCGATAAAATAAAACAGTCTGAAATTATCCTTTATATCATCGATCCAACGAGGAGCACTCAGTTCGAAAGCCCTTTAGAATATGTGGTGAATATACAAACCGAAATAGGAAAGGTAAAGAACAAATTCCCACAAAAACATTTGCTTATTATTGCGAATAAAGAAGATGTTGTTTCCGATGAGTTAAAGGAGTTGCTTAATTCTCACCTAGATGGGATTTTATGGATATCTGCAAAAAACAACCAGGGTATAGAATCCATAAATGAACAACTCCTAAGTTTTGTTAATACGGGCTTGCTGAGACAAAGTGATAACATTGTAACGAATTCAAGGCATTACGATGCCTTATTGAAAGCATTGGAAGAAATGGATAGGGTAGATGCTGGATTGACGGAAGGACTCTCAGGGGATCTTTTGGCTATAGATATTCGTCAAGCACTTTTCCATTTGGGAGAAATTACCGGTGAGATTTCCAACGAAGACCTACTTGGAAATATATTTGCAAACTTTTGCATCGGAAAGTAATTTCATTATTACTTTAAAATTAACATTAGCACTAATTGTTCTTCGTACTTTTAAATGAAATGTAATTTTTAATTAGCATGCCCATTAAAAGATATCTAAGTATTTCTGCTCTTTTTCTTTGTACTATATTTTTGAACGCACAGGTACAATCTACACTTGAAATCTATGATCTAAAATCAAATACCCGTTCTGTTGTTCTTAGTGAACCAAATCATTTTGAAGCGCCAAACTGGAGTAAGGATGGGTCTTACCTTATCATTAATGGGGAGGGTAAGCTCTATAAAATTGATTTAGAAACTAAGAAAAAAATTCAAATCCCTACAGGTTCAATAGGCTTAGTAAATAACGATCATGGTATTTCTCCAGATGGCAAAACCCTCGCCATAAGTGGATTTGATAATTCCAAAATAGACATCGGATTCCCCATGAATGAACAATGGAAAAGATCACAAATATTTGTTTTACCTATAGATGGTGGAGAACCTACCTTAATAACAAAAAATAAAACCTCTTTTTGGCATGGATGGTCACCAGATGGAACAAAAATGGTCTATACTGCCAAAAGGCATTCTGAAGAATTTGATATTTATGAAATTGAGATAGAAAGTAAAAAGGAAACCCAATTGACTCACAAAAATGGCCATGATGATGGACCAGAATTTAGCAATGATGGAAAATATATTTATTATAATTCCATGGAAACTGGATCAATGGAGATTTGGAAAATGGAAAGTGATGGAACTAATAAGAAACAATTAACCAATGATAATCATTCCAATTGGTTTCCCCATCCCTCTCCAAAAAGGGACGTTTTGGTGTATTTGGCATTCATAGAAGATCTAGGAGAGAACCATCCTCCGATGAAGGAGGTTGCCCTTAAATTATTGGATTTACATTCAGGTACCATCACTACTTTGTTCACATTCACTGGTGGGCAGGGTACAATTAATGTGCCTAGTTGGTCTCCCACAGGAGACAAATTTGCATTTGTTTCGTATAAACAACTTTCTAAAAATTAAACTTGCCCTTGAATTTTTATATCTATAAGTTTATTTGAGGTTGATTATTTGGTAGTAATTAAAATAACCCCATTTGCACCTCTCGACCCATAGGCTGCGGTTGCCGAGCCATCTTTTAACACATCAATAGTTTTTAGGTCCCTTGGATTTAAATTCTTTAGAGGGGCGTTGTATGGTGAACCATTTAGTAGAATTAACGGATCGTTACTAGCCATTAAGCTACGGTTGCCTCTAATTTGAATTTTAATATCTCCATTATTTTCAATCACATTAACACCAGGGACAGTTTTCAGAAAGGAGGCAATGTCTAAGGTCTTTTCATTCTCTATTAAATTCTCATCGACTGAACTGCTAGAAATAGTACTTTCAGACCTTTTAATTTTCCCATAACCAGTATTAACATACTGTTCTTTATTTGTGTTATGAAGATCATATTCCAAGACCAAGCTAAGGCTATCATTGCCCTTAATGGCTACTTTTTGGGTCTTATAAAGAGATTTGAAAAAAATGAGCTTCCCTTTATTAGGAACTTCAATATTAAATTAGCCAAGAGAATCAGTGTAAACTGCAATTTGCTCTTTTGAATATTTTACCTCAACACCTACCAGCGGTTTATTGAAAACATTATTAACTACTCCTTTAATCACCGTTTGTCCTGTCAAATTTTGAATAGGAATAAAACAGAAAGCAAATAGTAAGTTATAACAAAGTTTCACCTTCATCTGTTTATAATAATTGGAGAAGTAATGAAGCAAAGTAATTCTTAAACAAAGCGTGTTAATCCAGAATTTTTAGCCAATTTAATATGCTTCAATCCAAGATCTTATGTCATAAGAAATTAATTGGCGCTTTTGCTTTTTTTGATGGATATGTTCTAATAACCTATTAATTTCTTTTCGCTCATTTGTCAATAAAGTCAAATCACCTTCTGAAGATGTGGTGAATTCTTTCTTACATTTTATGCAAATGTATTCCTTTACAGAGTTTGTTATCTCTTTTGTGACTTTATAATCATGACCGTTCACCGAACAGAGTAAATTATTCATTTTTTGCTATTAAGGTTATTCTAAAGGGATGCCGAAAAGCTACAAATAAATCTTGAATTCATTAAACAAAATGAGAAAAATTATCAGAAATCACTTTATTTAATTATCGAATTTAGGATTAGTAAATAATCCCATTTTTTTAATCTCTGTTATTAGGAGATTTATCGCTGCAATAAAGTTAGTTAATAACCTTGATTTTTATTACACATACACCGTTTAAATTCCTTCTTATTTGTAATATTAATATTGCTAATAACCTAAAATTCAGTTAACTTAGAAGACAACTAGAGAATTTTAGAGTAATGCTGATTTTTATACGAATTATTCATCTCTCCTTCTCAATGCTTTTTGTTTTTCAACTTTTTGGACAATCGACTACCAAAACAAATCTTGAATTAATAGACAAGGGCAAAAAAATAGATAATGTCATTGAATTTTCTATTTCAACTAACAACTATGCCCAAATGAAAAATACAGATGGCAACAGTATTTCCCTGAATTCGAAAATCTTGAAAATAAACAATGATTTTATTGTTCCAAAGGATATTCATACTAGAGGTCAAACCACACAATATTATAGGAGAAAAAGTTTAAGTTTTTCACTAGACTCAAAAGCTAAGATCATTCAAGGAGATGACACTCTAGGTATGAAAAAATTTGAGGCCATAAGTCTATCCATGGATAATTTCTATTATAGAAACCGTTTGGCTTTCGGGCTTCTAAAAAAATTGAATCTGTTTAATCTTTTTTATGCTTATGGAGATATTAAAATTAATGATGAACATGCTGGTGTCTATTTACTATTGCAGAGACCCCAAGATTGGGCCTTTAATATGAAAGATTCACCTATTTTAATTCGCCGAGGATATGACCATAAAATTGAAAAAATTAAAACTGATAAGAAAGTGGATAAAAGTGAAATAAAGGCATATAGAAAGACTTTTTCTGAAATTTATAAACTTCTAAATGACTTTGACGGTGAGAGGCTTTACCAAGAGCTATCCAAACTATTGGATATTGAAATGTACATGAAATGGTTAGCGTTTAATTATTTCTTTAAAAATGGTGATTATACAGATGAAGTTTTTTTCTATATAGACCCTACTGATGAAAAATTCAGGATTATTCCTTGGGATTATGACGATATTTTTTCTAATACTCCCCATGAAGGTAGAAAAGAAAAATATGATAAAATAGGGGACAAGTTTTTGTTTTCATCAGAAGATGAATTAGATCGGAAAATAGCGAATGACAATTTCTTATATGAACATTATCTGAAACAACTAAAAACCGTTGCGCTCCAACTTGATGAAAGTGTTTTAAAAGAGGTTTTTGAAAATACTTATGCAGAATTATACCCTTATTATTCCAATCCAGATATTATTTCCATGGCGCAGTACGATTCCCATCCAACAGTCTCTATTCCTCTCCTAAAAAAGTCTTTAGAAGAATCATATGCTTATTTGTTGATGTCGAGAACTGTAATATTGAATCAATTAAAAAATTAAAAAAATTCAATAGTCCAGACTAATTGACCCATTTTTCCAATTAATCACCTCTTTTTCAATTAGTTTATTAAAGACGTTCTTATGATTTTAATCATAAGAATTAGGAATTTATTGAGGTAATTTTAAATATTACAGATACAATGTTATGCCTATTTCAGATAAGATATTAGGCAGTCCAAAAGCCTTTTTGATTGAGATTGGAGAATTATCCCATTTCATCGGAAGGTTCTTTATTGAATTACCCAAAAGACCATTTGAGTTTAAAGAATTTTTGAGGCAGTGTTTCAACATAGGGAACAAGTCAGTTTTGTTGGTGGGTATTACCGGTTTTATTATTGGTTTGGTATTAACCCTTCAAACTAGACCAACCCTCTTAGAATTTGGTGCAGTTTCTTGGATGCCATCCATGGTTGGGATTTCAATTGTAAGAGAAATTGGCCCTATGATCATAGCCTTGGTGTGTGCAGGTAAAATAGGTTCGGGTATTGGTGCAGAGTTATGCTCGATGCGGGTAACTGAACAAATAGACGCAATGGAAGTTTCTGGTACAAATCCATTTAAATACTTAGTGGTTACTAGAGTTATGGCAACAACTTTAATGATTCCATTATTAGTAATATTCGGAGATGCGGTTGCTTTGTATGGATCATTTCTTGTTGAAAATCTAAAAGGCAATGTTTCATTTTATCTATTCTTTAACCAAGTATTTGGAGGTTTAGAATTTGGCGACTTAATACCTGCAACCATAAAGACTTTTTTCTTTGGATTTGCTATTGGAATAGTTGGAAGTTTTAAGGGATATTTTTGCAGTAAAGGAACTGCCGGAGTAGGTATAGCCGCTAATTCCGCAGTTGTATTTACGTCACTTCTCTTGTTTATAATAGATTTTATAGCAGTATTTGTTACGGATATATTCTATGATTTATGAAAACCCAAACGAACATAGGAGAAAAGAGATCAGATGACCAATCCAATCGAGAAGTAGTTCTTGAAATTAAAAATCTATATAAAAGCTTTGGAGATAACAAGGTACTTAATGGTTTCAATATGAAATTGTTTAAAGGAGAAAACCTTGTTATTATGGGAAAATCTGGATCCGGAAAATCTGTAATGATTAAATGCTTAATTGGGTTAATGCAGGCCGATAGCGGAGACATTTTTCTAATGGAAAAAAATTTGTCCAAAATGGGTCAAAACGAATTGAATACCATAAGAGCAGATATAGGATTTTTGTTTCAAGGAAGTGCTCTTTATGATTCAATGACCGTCAGGGAAAATTTAGAATTTCCTTTGAGGAGACATAGAAATCGTTTTGCAGAGAACGAGGATACTGAACAATTAGTAATTGATGCTTTGGAAGATGTTGGTTTGGCACATACGTTAGATTTAATGCCAGCAGAATTGTCGGGTGGAATGAAAAGACGGGTGGCTTTAGCAAGGACACTCATTTTGAAGCCAAAAATAATTCTTTACGACGAACCTACAACAGGTTTAGACCCTATTACAGCAAAAGAAATAATCCTGCTTATTGAAAAATTGCAGAAAAAATTTAATACTTCCTCACTAATAATTACGCACGATGTGGATTGCGCTAGGGTCATTTCTGATCGGATGATATTGCTAATTGATGGGCTAAATTATGTGGAAGGAACTTTTGATGAACTTGTAGCTAATAATGATCCTAAGGTGAAAGCATTTTTTAAACAGTAAAAGAAGGGTAATGAAAAAATCTAAATCACATGATCTCAAATTGGGATTTTTCGTAATACTAAGTACGGCCTTATTCGTAGTGGCGGTTTATTTAGTTGGTCAAAATAGAAATTTATTCACCAAAAGCTTCACTGTTAGTGCTTACTTCCAAAATATTAATGGCCTACAAAGAGGTAATAATGTAAGGTATTCCGGTATAGATATAGGTATGGTTCAAGGAATTGAAATGGTAAATGACTCAGTGATAAAAGTTACCATGAAAATTGATGAAAAAGTTGTCGAACACATCCATAAAAATGCTGTAGCTACAATTGGTTCAGATGGATTGGTAGGTAATGTCATTGTTAATATTATTCCAGGGGAAGGCTATGCCGAACAGATTGAAAATGGGGATGAAATTGAGTCATATAGTCGAATAGGTCCTGATGATATTTTGAATACATTAAATGCTACCAGTGATAACTTAGCCTTACTTATTTCTGGACTCAGAAAAATAACAGATAAGTTAAACTATGGTGAGGGCACGCTAGGTGTATTATTAAATGATACAACCATGGCATATGATTTAAAGGCTACAAGCAAAAATTTAAAACTAGCTAGTCATAGAGCA belongs to Aegicerativicinus sediminis and includes:
- the mnmE gene encoding tRNA uridine-5-carboxymethylaminomethyl(34) synthesis GTPase MnmE, which gives rise to MISSDTIIALATPSGMGSISVLRLSGLEAFPICSKVFKSIHGKDILKQKSHTIHLGHIMDGNRVVDEVLVSIFKNPHSYTGEDVIEISCHGSRYIQQEILQLLIRTGCRMANPGEFTLRAFLNGKLDLSQAEAVADLISSDNEASHKIAMQQMRGGFSSEIAQLRQELLNFASLIELELDFSEEDVEFADRTAFKELVAKIIRVLKRLIDSFALGNVIKKGIPIAIVGEPNVGKSTLLNALLNEDKAIVSDIAGTTRDAIEDEISIGGIGFRFIDTAGIRETEDVVEGIGIQRTFDKIKQSEIILYIIDPTRSTQFESPLEYVVNIQTEIGKVKNKFPQKHLLIIANKEDVVSDELKELLNSHLDGILWISAKNNQGIESINEQLLSFVNTGLLRQSDNIVTNSRHYDALLKALEEMDRVDAGLTEGLSGDLLAIDIRQALFHLGEITGEISNEDLLGNIFANFCIGK
- a CDS encoding TolB family protein, with protein sequence MPIKRYLSISALFLCTIFLNAQVQSTLEIYDLKSNTRSVVLSEPNHFEAPNWSKDGSYLIINGEGKLYKIDLETKKKIQIPTGSIGLVNNDHGISPDGKTLAISGFDNSKIDIGFPMNEQWKRSQIFVLPIDGGEPTLITKNKTSFWHGWSPDGTKMVYTAKRHSEEFDIYEIEIESKKETQLTHKNGHDDGPEFSNDGKYIYYNSMETGSMEIWKMESDGTNKKQLTNDNHSNWFPHPSPKRDVLVYLAFIEDLGENHPPMKEVALKLLDLHSGTITTLFTFTGGQGTINVPSWSPTGDKFAFVSYKQLSKN
- a CDS encoding TonB-dependent receptor plug domain-containing protein, encoding MEYDLHNTNKEQYVNTGYGKIKRSESTISSSSVDENLIENEKTLDIASFLKTVPGVNVIENNGDIKIQIRGNRSLMASNDPLILLNGSPYNAPLKNLNPRDLKTIDVLKDGSATAAYGSRGANGVILITTK
- a CDS encoding CotH kinase family protein translates to MLIFIRIIHLSFSMLFVFQLFGQSTTKTNLELIDKGKKIDNVIEFSISTNNYAQMKNTDGNSISLNSKILKINNDFIVPKDIHTRGQTTQYYRRKSLSFSLDSKAKIIQGDDTLGMKKFEAISLSMDNFYYRNRLAFGLLKKLNLFNLFYAYGDIKINDEHAGVYLLLQRPQDWAFNMKDSPILIRRGYDHKIEKIKTDKKVDKSEIKAYRKTFSEIYKLLNDFDGERLYQELSKLLDIEMYMKWLAFNYFFKNGDYTDEVFFYIDPTDEKFRIIPWDYDDIFSNTPHEGRKEKYDKIGDKFLFSSEDELDRKIANDNFLYEHYLKQLKTVALQLDESVLKEVFENTYAELYPYYSNPDIISMAQYDSHPTVSIPLLKKSLEESYAYLLMSRTVILNQLKN
- a CDS encoding MlaE family ABC transporter permease; this encodes MPISDKILGSPKAFLIEIGELSHFIGRFFIELPKRPFEFKEFLRQCFNIGNKSVLLVGITGFIIGLVLTLQTRPTLLEFGAVSWMPSMVGISIVREIGPMIIALVCAGKIGSGIGAELCSMRVTEQIDAMEVSGTNPFKYLVVTRVMATTLMIPLLVIFGDAVALYGSFLVENLKGNVSFYLFFNQVFGGLEFGDLIPATIKTFFFGFAIGIVGSFKGYFCSKGTAGVGIAANSAVVFTSLLLFIIDFIAVFVTDIFYDL
- a CDS encoding ABC transporter ATP-binding protein gives rise to the protein MKTQTNIGEKRSDDQSNREVVLEIKNLYKSFGDNKVLNGFNMKLFKGENLVIMGKSGSGKSVMIKCLIGLMQADSGDIFLMEKNLSKMGQNELNTIRADIGFLFQGSALYDSMTVRENLEFPLRRHRNRFAENEDTEQLVIDALEDVGLAHTLDLMPAELSGGMKRRVALARTLILKPKIILYDEPTTGLDPITAKEIILLIEKLQKKFNTSSLIITHDVDCARVISDRMILLIDGLNYVEGTFDELVANNDPKVKAFFKQ
- a CDS encoding MlaD family protein, giving the protein MKKSKSHDLKLGFFVILSTALFVVAVYLVGQNRNLFTKSFTVSAYFQNINGLQRGNNVRYSGIDIGMVQGIEMVNDSVIKVTMKIDEKVVEHIHKNAVATIGSDGLVGNVIVNIIPGEGYAEQIENGDEIESYSRIGPDDILNTLNATSDNLALLISGLRKITDKLNYGEGTLGVLLNDTTMAYDLKATSKNLKLASHRANDAILELNQLIASLKSNTETTVGVLLNDTISGRNLKSAFSNLNDTSDRLEQMSLSLNNYLDEIESANGALNYITKDSSLVNEIKSTIENVNSGTSKFNENMEALKHNFLFRGYFKKLEKKEKKQKEEQFN